A single Carnobacterium inhibens subsp. inhibens DSM 13024 DNA region contains:
- a CDS encoding GNAT family N-acetyltransferase, which translates to MEEKIYQLSCYNQVEGERILLRPMTLKDAEDMYEYASDDETVRFVFEKHTNLEETRKNIANYFMKEPLGKYAIELKETGKMIGTIDLRLKSGANSAEIGYTLNKNYWKNGYITEAGKLIIALGFEKLGLERIYACYDIENPASGKVMEHLGMTYEGTLRKNRIHKKRDVDDVYYSILKQDYFS; encoded by the coding sequence ATGGAAGAAAAAATCTATCAATTAAGCTGTTACAATCAGGTAGAAGGAGAGCGAATACTGCTTCGACCAATGACCTTAAAAGATGCAGAAGATATGTACGAATATGCTTCTGACGATGAAACTGTTCGGTTTGTTTTCGAAAAACATACTAATTTGGAAGAAACGAGAAAAAACATTGCGAATTATTTTATGAAAGAACCACTGGGAAAGTATGCAATTGAATTGAAGGAAACTGGAAAAATGATTGGCACGATTGACTTAAGATTAAAAAGTGGCGCCAATAGTGCAGAGATTGGATACACATTAAATAAAAATTATTGGAAAAATGGGTATATAACGGAAGCAGGAAAATTAATAATTGCGTTGGGTTTTGAAAAACTGGGATTAGAACGAATTTATGCTTGTTATGATATAGAAAACCCAGCTTCAGGGAAAGTAATGGAACATCTCGGTATGACGTATGAAGGGACATTAAGAAAAAATAGAATCCACAAAAAACGTGATGTGGATGATGTCTATTATTCCATTTTAAAACAAGATTATTTTTCTTAA
- a CDS encoding glycosyltransferase, giving the protein MISVIVTVQNIEKLLPKCLHNIKGQTYRNLQVILIDNGSSDKSGEICDKFAKLDARFHVIHIERGNLSVARNIGLSYAQGEYVCFVNSVDWIDAEMLEYLITINAKFNADTITCRYYEDTIEELLIVSDPIETQFMSKNEAIQLCLAQTRIHSFLCNKLFKLKIFNSNPTIRFDEEIDHYEDLLVAMHCFFKSKKILYNPPPHYHYYLSQHLPVNVLQNKEKLTGLKAIEKAVDLLSQDSSIDTRVLKDYYIRLTLSSLFLLATPENMNDLLIINLKQNLYHYDLNEHKDKDLKKCCMITRRNIGLGKIYWDMFYKKHLVE; this is encoded by the coding sequence ATGATTTCAGTTATTGTAACAGTCCAAAATATTGAAAAATTGTTACCTAAATGCCTGCACAACATCAAAGGCCAAACTTATCGTAATTTACAAGTTATTTTAATCGATAATGGGTCTAGCGATAAAAGCGGCGAAATTTGTGATAAGTTTGCAAAACTTGATGCAAGATTCCATGTCATTCACATAGAAAGAGGCAACTTATCTGTCGCAAGAAATATTGGTCTTTCATATGCACAGGGAGAGTATGTTTGTTTTGTTAACTCTGTCGACTGGATTGATGCAGAAATGTTAGAATACCTTATCACTATTAATGCCAAATTTAATGCAGATACAATTACGTGTAGATATTATGAAGATACTATAGAAGAGCTACTCATTGTTTCAGATCCTATTGAAACACAATTCATGTCAAAAAACGAGGCTATCCAACTTTGTCTAGCTCAAACAAGAATACATAGCTTCTTATGCAACAAACTTTTCAAATTAAAAATCTTTAATTCCAATCCTACTATACGTTTTGATGAGGAAATTGATCATTATGAAGATCTGCTAGTCGCAATGCACTGCTTTTTTAAAAGTAAAAAAATCCTTTACAACCCGCCTCCTCATTATCATTATTATCTTAGTCAACATTTACCAGTAAATGTTCTTCAAAACAAAGAAAAATTAACGGGATTAAAAGCAATAGAAAAAGCCGTTGATTTATTGTCACAAGACTCTTCCATTGATACGCGTGTACTTAAGGATTATTATATTCGTTTGACTCTTTCTTCATTATTCCTTTTAGCTACACCAGAAAATATGAATGATCTATTAATTATTAATCTGAAACAAAACTTATACCACTATGATTTAAATGAGCATAAAGATAAAGACTTGAAGAAATGTTGTATGATCACACGCAGAAATATCGGCTTAGGCAAAATTTATTGGGATATGTTTTATAAGAAGCATCTAGTAGAATGA
- a CDS encoding 2-keto-4-pentenoate hydratase produces MQHSFTAVKEKNGEKLQGYKISMTSPETQALFGASEPLYGQLTNKRVRDRLSLSKDTANALIELELIFLIKEELTAEDSLEDILQKTKVAPGLEIPDSRFLDWFPKMPKEQVCADGAVGGYVSYGEAKDATYEDLDNIQGKLVYNGQILAQDSSKTVMGHPVKAMEWLLKKLGEHGLSLQPGMFVSSGTFVMPKELAAGTYKGEFDYFGTVTLTITE; encoded by the coding sequence ATGCAGCATTCTTTTACTGCCGTAAAAGAAAAAAATGGTGAAAAACTTCAAGGATACAAAATCAGTATGACAAGTCCAGAAACCCAAGCTCTATTTGGCGCCTCGGAACCTTTATATGGTCAGTTAACGAATAAACGTGTCCGAGATAGACTTTCATTATCAAAAGATACTGCTAATGCCTTGATAGAGTTAGAATTAATTTTTCTTATTAAGGAAGAATTAACTGCTGAAGACTCACTTGAAGATATTCTTCAAAAAACTAAAGTAGCACCAGGATTAGAAATACCAGATTCTCGCTTCTTAGACTGGTTTCCCAAAATGCCAAAAGAGCAGGTCTGTGCAGATGGAGCTGTAGGTGGATACGTTAGCTATGGTGAAGCAAAAGATGCTACATATGAAGATTTAGATAATATACAAGGAAAATTGGTATACAATGGCCAAATCTTAGCTCAAGACTCCTCAAAAACAGTTATGGGGCATCCAGTTAAAGCCATGGAATGGCTGCTAAAAAAATTAGGTGAGCATGGTTTGTCTCTTCAACCCGGTATGTTTGTGTCTTCTGGTACTTTTGTTATGCCTAAAGAATTAGCTGCAGGTACTTATAAAGGGGAATTCGACTATTTTGGAACAGTAACCCTAACGATTACCGAATAA
- a CDS encoding IS1182 family transposase yields the protein MYQNYNTMETALTLQLDFTIPNDHEARLISRFVDSIPSEFLLEETSHTGRPAFHTAMLLKMCLFAYSRTTFSRRKMERMNEESIPMKWLTGDTSVSYKTINNFRSSEHASKLIKYAFILFTTLLSDNGLIHEDALYIDGTKIQADANIYSFTWKKAIERYEAKLNANVSELYDELIQAKVNLALSEETLKTSEGIEEIIVSLDKELVAVEAAITEEKVIPKGGSEQKRRRRILKKHRNKCEKDFLPRKQRYEEANATFEGRNSFSKTDTDATFMCMKEDPMKNRELKPGYNLQVASSNQFVIAYDIFSNPTDTRTFIPFLESIQTLDLFKYIVADAGYGSEENYEAVMDTFQKVPLIPYGMYHKENSNAYRSNPKHRANWDYDEIEDAYTDLDDVRFSFSHYSTQNDKNGFRRQFKVYKADVEQLDETRKQLAKTPKGAQRQTAVNYNWEYFKQHAKENLESDRGKAIYAQRKVDVETVFGRMKGVFGMRRTHVRGKQAVHNDIGIMLMSMNLTKLALEARRKADAFYKKSVKNKNRNETIRILIISLRFFYLRLVFSQPHSFFIYNV from the coding sequence ATGTATCAAAATTATAACACAATGGAAACGGCCTTAACACTACAATTGGATTTTACAATCCCGAATGATCATGAAGCCCGCCTCATTAGCCGTTTTGTCGATTCTATTCCTTCGGAATTTCTTCTTGAAGAGACGTCTCATACGGGACGCCCTGCCTTTCATACCGCCATGCTTTTAAAGATGTGTTTGTTTGCCTATAGTCGCACAACCTTTTCTAGACGCAAAATGGAACGGATGAATGAAGAATCCATTCCTATGAAGTGGTTAACGGGTGATACTTCTGTTAGCTACAAGACAATCAATAACTTCCGTTCAAGCGAGCACGCATCAAAACTCATCAAGTATGCATTCATTCTTTTCACAACACTCTTAAGTGACAACGGCTTGATTCACGAAGACGCGCTCTATATCGATGGTACAAAGATACAAGCCGATGCAAATATTTATAGTTTCACTTGGAAGAAAGCAATCGAACGCTATGAAGCAAAACTCAATGCCAACGTTTCGGAATTGTATGATGAACTCATCCAGGCAAAAGTAAACCTCGCTTTATCGGAAGAGACATTAAAAACGTCGGAAGGCATTGAAGAAATAATCGTTTCCCTGGACAAAGAACTTGTGGCCGTTGAAGCTGCGATTACAGAAGAAAAAGTGATTCCCAAAGGTGGTTCGGAACAGAAGCGACGTCGTCGCATCCTCAAGAAACATCGGAATAAATGCGAAAAAGATTTCTTGCCGCGTAAGCAACGCTATGAAGAAGCAAACGCCACATTTGAAGGCCGCAACAGTTTCTCAAAAACAGATACAGACGCAACGTTCATGTGCATGAAAGAAGATCCGATGAAGAACCGTGAGTTAAAACCGGGTTATAATCTTCAAGTTGCATCGAGCAATCAGTTTGTCATTGCCTATGATATTTTTTCCAATCCGACGGATACACGCACGTTTATCCCTTTTTTAGAATCCATTCAAACGTTAGACTTATTTAAATACATCGTCGCAGACGCCGGTTATGGCAGTGAAGAAAATTACGAGGCGGTTATGGATACCTTTCAGAAAGTACCGCTCATCCCATACGGCATGTATCATAAAGAGAACAGTAACGCCTATCGCTCGAATCCTAAACACCGCGCCAACTGGGATTATGACGAGATTGAAGATGCTTATACGGATTTAGACGACGTCCGTTTTAGTTTCTCACATTATAGTACGCAAAATGATAAGAATGGTTTCCGCAGACAATTTAAAGTATACAAGGCTGATGTGGAACAACTGGACGAGACACGCAAGCAACTAGCCAAGACACCCAAAGGTGCCCAACGCCAGACAGCGGTCAACTATAACTGGGAATACTTCAAGCAGCATGCAAAAGAGAACCTTGAAAGCGATCGTGGCAAAGCCATCTACGCACAACGAAAAGTTGACGTAGAAACTGTTTTTGGTCGTATGAAAGGTGTATTTGGCATGCGCAGAACCCATGTCAGAGGCAAGCAAGCCGTTCACAATGACATCGGGATCATGCTTATGAGCATGAATCTTACAAAACTAGCCCTTGAGGCTAGAAGAAAAGCGGATGCTTTTTACAAAAAATCAGTCAAAAATAAAAATCGCAATGAAACAATCAGAATTTTGATTATTTCATTACGATTTTTTTATTTGAGGCTAGTTTTTTCCCAGCCCCACTCATTTTTTATATATAATGTTTGA
- a CDS encoding YkvA family protein → MKMKIKQTKTPMSQVKSLILSLFNTKTSGKKKLMVAGIILYIISPIDFVPDFIPVVGYADDVILPILFLVANKLLSDDTDGSSGQLRKEAEKA, encoded by the coding sequence ATGAAAATGAAAATAAAGCAAACTAAGACCCCAATGTCGCAAGTGAAATCACTGATCCTTTCTCTATTTAACACAAAAACAAGCGGGAAAAAGAAGCTAATGGTAGCAGGGATCATTCTTTATATTATTAGTCCTATCGATTTTGTGCCCGATTTTATTCCTGTAGTTGGATATGCGGATGATGTGATCCTTCCAATTCTATTCCTCGTTGCTAATAAATTACTTTCTGACGATACGGATGGATCGTCTGGACAATTACGAAAAGAAGCTGAAAAAGCCTAA
- a CDS encoding thioredoxin family protein: protein MNTFPQAVSMDEVLRFIEQNDLAFVYISRKSCGICHVIQPQVQEMLKEFPSIKPIQVSADDIPEVASQFTVFTVPALLLFAEGKEVIREARFVVMDELHGKFKQVVGNFTSR from the coding sequence ATGAATACATTTCCTCAAGCTGTTTCTATGGATGAAGTTTTACGCTTTATAGAACAAAATGACCTTGCTTTTGTTTATATTTCAAGAAAAAGTTGTGGTATCTGCCATGTTATTCAGCCGCAAGTGCAAGAGATGTTAAAAGAATTTCCATCCATTAAGCCTATACAAGTTAGTGCAGATGATATTCCTGAAGTTGCCAGCCAATTCACAGTATTTACTGTTCCAGCTTTATTGTTATTTGCTGAAGGCAAAGAAGTTATCCGTGAAGCACGATTTGTTGTTATGGATGAGCTGCATGGGAAGTTCAAGCAAGTTGTTGGAAATTTTACAAGTAGATAA
- a CDS encoding NAD(P)/FAD-dependent oxidoreductase: MVDYTSEKLNPQDTARAYDYLIIGGGMVADTAARGIRERDLFGSIGILSADSDEPYTRPALTKKLWTDSTFTQDQVALNTTKELKGVTLKLNTTVTAIERENHRVQLKDGTSIRYKKLLLATGGEPTKIDGPDDEHVIVFREWSDYRRLRNFSGNNQHVIVVGGGYIGAELAAGLIQNNTKVTLIYPDKVLGSSQFPAELAKEYEDSFREAGVNLLNNKRAESYTKEDGKLSLQLDDGSTVQGDTIVIGLGVTPRVLLAEQSGLKVDDGVYVDEQLRTTDPDIWAAGDIAFYPDKILGRTRIEHVDHARKSGKAAGKAMAESGEAYTYTPYFYSVVFSISWKAIGTLDPSLNTIIDAVDGGKVVYYLEDDLPVGILTWNVEPDLDSVRAILSDPPTNPQSLKGMIRSKEK; encoded by the coding sequence ATGGTAGATTATACAAGTGAAAAACTGAATCCTCAAGATACAGCTAGAGCCTACGACTATCTGATCATAGGTGGCGGGATGGTGGCAGACACTGCTGCTCGAGGCATACGAGAAAGAGATTTATTTGGCAGCATCGGAATTCTTTCTGCCGATAGCGATGAGCCCTATACTCGACCTGCTTTGACAAAAAAATTATGGACGGACAGTACGTTTACTCAAGACCAAGTAGCCCTTAATACAACAAAAGAGCTAAAAGGAGTTACCCTTAAATTGAATACCACTGTAACTGCTATCGAACGAGAAAATCATCGTGTTCAATTAAAAGATGGTACTTCTATTCGGTATAAAAAATTGCTCCTTGCTACCGGTGGAGAACCTACAAAAATTGACGGTCCAGATGATGAACATGTGATTGTGTTTAGAGAATGGTCTGATTACAGACGTTTGCGTAATTTCTCAGGAAACAATCAGCATGTCATTGTCGTCGGCGGCGGTTATATTGGAGCAGAACTAGCGGCTGGTTTGATACAAAACAATACTAAAGTGACACTTATTTATCCGGATAAAGTTTTAGGAAGCAGCCAGTTTCCTGCTGAACTCGCTAAGGAATATGAAGATTCTTTCCGAGAAGCTGGCGTGAATCTTTTAAATAATAAACGCGCAGAGTCTTATACAAAAGAAGATGGCAAGTTAAGTCTTCAACTTGACGACGGATCTACAGTACAAGGTGATACTATCGTCATTGGGTTAGGAGTAACGCCTCGTGTTTTATTAGCCGAACAAAGCGGTCTTAAAGTCGATGATGGCGTTTATGTTGATGAACAGTTGCGAACAACCGATCCTGACATTTGGGCTGCTGGTGATATTGCTTTTTATCCCGATAAAATTCTAGGCAGAACGCGTATCGAACACGTTGATCATGCCCGAAAATCTGGTAAAGCAGCGGGTAAAGCAATGGCTGAATCAGGTGAAGCTTACACGTATACGCCTTATTTTTATTCTGTCGTTTTTTCTATTTCTTGGAAAGCAATTGGTACGTTAGACCCTTCATTAAATACAATAATAGATGCAGTAGATGGCGGAAAAGTGGTTTACTACTTAGAAGATGATCTTCCTGTAGGTATTTTAACTTGGAATGTCGAACCAGATTTGGATAGTGTTCGTGCTATTCTTAGTGATCCGCCAACTAATCCTCAATCTTTAAAAGGAATGATCCGTTCTAAAGAAAAATAA
- a CDS encoding adenine deaminase C-terminal domain-containing protein, producing the protein MKVDTIVTNVQVFNSFLKKFEWKDVAILNGKFFSIGIEASTDLKSDITIDAKGNYMIPGLIDIHMHIESSMIPPAIFSKAGLSHGVTTVVADAHEMVNVFGLDGMHAFMDQETEMDIFYAIPSSVPSTIPALETTGGFVGVEEVQQLLNHPKVIALGEAMNFDGIVNDSDSLIRQILQIVQQKRPFMPIEGHVPLVSGLDLAKFMYQGITADHTHQSPESIYEKISNGMFIELQRKSLTKENMAVIAQNQFYDYCAIVTDDIMADDLLKGHLNANVQLAIKAGIPIEQAIYMSTYTPARRMGFQDRGAIVSGFKADFILLEDPAKMETSAVYKSGKKVYVKGNEIAYPDKKPLFPASFYTSVQCKKAEQTDFNIRAEGKTAICNVIRITEVGTFTKCVQRELPIKNGYLDWESSGLALIVVMERYGKSGNKAFGLVENALTEKGAVGTTWAHDHHNLMVMGTTVADLIVAQNQLVAIQGGYLTVQNEQVVSCCPLLIGGIISDAPIQVVGKQLSEVRQGMIDLGYRNSNEIMSFSTLSLPVSPAIKITDKGMFDVRSQQSIPLMEIVK; encoded by the coding sequence ATGAAAGTAGATACGATTGTTACGAACGTGCAAGTGTTTAATAGCTTTTTAAAAAAATTTGAATGGAAAGATGTGGCCATTCTTAATGGAAAGTTCTTTTCGATAGGAATAGAAGCATCAACAGATTTGAAATCTGATATTACTATTGATGCTAAAGGAAATTACATGATCCCAGGATTGATTGATATCCATATGCATATTGAAAGTTCTATGATTCCTCCTGCTATATTTTCAAAGGCAGGTTTATCTCACGGAGTTACAACAGTAGTTGCAGATGCTCATGAAATGGTTAACGTATTTGGGTTAGATGGTATGCATGCTTTTATGGACCAAGAAACCGAAATGGATATTTTTTATGCGATACCGTCTTCTGTTCCTTCCACCATTCCAGCGCTAGAAACGACTGGCGGATTCGTAGGAGTAGAAGAAGTTCAACAACTACTGAATCACCCTAAAGTAATTGCTCTTGGAGAAGCAATGAATTTTGATGGTATCGTAAATGATTCAGATTCTTTGATACGTCAAATTTTACAAATTGTTCAGCAAAAGAGACCATTTATGCCGATTGAGGGACATGTTCCACTAGTATCAGGCTTAGACCTAGCTAAATTCATGTATCAAGGCATTACTGCTGATCATACTCACCAAAGTCCAGAATCAATCTATGAGAAAATCAGCAATGGAATGTTTATTGAACTGCAACGAAAATCGCTAACCAAAGAGAATATGGCGGTCATCGCTCAAAATCAATTTTATGACTATTGTGCCATTGTAACAGACGATATTATGGCAGACGATTTATTAAAGGGACACTTGAATGCGAATGTCCAACTGGCTATTAAAGCAGGTATTCCTATTGAACAAGCCATTTATATGAGTACTTACACTCCTGCTAGAAGAATGGGTTTTCAAGATAGAGGGGCAATCGTATCGGGATTTAAAGCTGATTTCATTCTATTGGAAGATCCAGCAAAAATGGAAACATCAGCTGTTTATAAATCTGGGAAAAAGGTTTATGTAAAGGGAAATGAGATAGCGTATCCAGATAAAAAACCACTATTTCCTGCTTCCTTTTATACGTCTGTTCAATGTAAGAAAGCTGAACAGACTGATTTTAACATTCGAGCTGAGGGGAAAACTGCCATTTGTAATGTCATTCGGATAACTGAAGTGGGGACATTTACGAAATGTGTCCAGAGAGAACTCCCGATAAAAAATGGGTACTTGGATTGGGAGTCCAGTGGATTAGCTTTAATCGTAGTAATGGAGCGCTACGGAAAATCTGGCAATAAAGCATTTGGTCTTGTTGAAAATGCATTAACTGAAAAAGGTGCAGTAGGGACAACATGGGCACATGATCATCATAATTTAATGGTGATGGGAACCACAGTTGCAGACTTAATAGTGGCCCAAAATCAATTAGTGGCAATCCAAGGGGGTTATTTAACGGTTCAGAATGAACAAGTAGTAAGCTGCTGTCCGCTTTTGATTGGAGGAATCATCAGTGATGCACCGATCCAAGTCGTTGGAAAACAGTTAAGTGAAGTACGGCAAGGAATGATTGATTTAGGTTACCGAAATTCAAATGAGATCATGTCTTTTTCAACACTGTCTCTACCTGTTTCTCCTGCTATTAAAATTACGGATAAAGGAATGTTTGATGTCCGAAGTCAACAGTCTATTCCATTAATGGAGATAGTAAAATGA
- a CDS encoding amidohydrolase, with protein sequence MRTLIKNSHILTMDAKRTEYSDGYIIIEDDEILEIGSYVHFSKQETDFDEVIDAHQTIAIPGMVNTHTHIGMVPFRSLGDDYPDRLRRFLFPLEKACMTKELAYHSGKYAIAEMQMAGITTFADMYYFEDALAQATDEMKSRAILGETVVDFPTCDAPKSHGGIGYAEEFIPKWLDHELITPAIAPHAPNTNHSQALKKAAALSEKYNIPMTMHVAEMDYEMNYFSEKYNATPIEFLQSIGVLSTRFIAAHCIHVSDHDLQILKQEGVGVAHCIGANTKSAKGVAPIKDMLNLAIPVSLGTDGPSSGNTLDLFTQMKLVANFHKTALHDRTAFPAKEILAMATIEGAKVLNMANEIGSLEVGKKADIVLVETKSVNMFPIFDPYAALVYSANASNVQDVFINGTTIVRDKQLVNYDLMDLRSNLTIEMAHFSKKAKELA encoded by the coding sequence ATGAGAACACTAATTAAAAATAGTCATATTTTAACAATGGATGCCAAACGAACAGAGTACTCTGATGGATACATTATAATAGAAGATGATGAAATTTTGGAAATTGGATCGTATGTCCATTTCTCAAAGCAAGAGACTGATTTTGATGAGGTTATTGATGCTCACCAAACGATTGCCATTCCTGGAATGGTCAATACTCATACTCACATAGGAATGGTCCCTTTTCGATCACTAGGAGATGATTATCCAGATCGATTGCGACGCTTTTTATTTCCTCTTGAAAAGGCTTGTATGACGAAAGAATTGGCGTATCATAGTGGAAAATACGCTATTGCTGAAATGCAAATGGCTGGTATAACAACATTTGCCGATATGTATTATTTTGAAGATGCTCTAGCACAAGCTACGGATGAAATGAAGTCACGCGCTATTCTAGGGGAAACAGTTGTCGATTTTCCAACTTGTGATGCACCAAAAAGCCATGGCGGGATTGGATATGCAGAGGAATTTATTCCCAAATGGCTTGATCATGAGTTAATTACACCAGCTATTGCGCCTCATGCACCAAATACGAATCATTCGCAAGCACTAAAAAAGGCAGCTGCATTATCGGAAAAATATAATATTCCAATGACCATGCATGTAGCAGAAATGGATTATGAAATGAACTATTTTAGTGAAAAATACAATGCTACCCCAATTGAATTCTTACAATCAATTGGAGTGTTAAGTACTCGATTTATTGCCGCTCACTGTATTCATGTATCTGACCATGATCTACAGATTTTAAAACAAGAAGGAGTAGGGGTTGCTCATTGTATTGGTGCGAATACTAAATCTGCTAAAGGAGTCGCTCCAATAAAAGATATGCTCAACTTAGCTATCCCTGTAAGTTTAGGAACAGATGGGCCAAGTAGTGGCAATACACTGGACTTATTCACGCAAATGAAACTCGTTGCCAACTTTCATAAGACAGCTTTACATGATAGAACTGCTTTTCCTGCTAAAGAGATTTTGGCAATGGCGACTATTGAAGGAGCGAAAGTATTGAATATGGCGAATGAAATTGGTTCTTTAGAAGTTGGGAAAAAAGCTGATATCGTGCTGGTTGAAACGAAATCTGTAAATATGTTTCCAATTTTTGATCCGTATGCAGCTTTGGTTTATTCTGCTAATGCTTCGAATGTCCAAGATGTCTTTATTAATGGAACAACAATTGTTCGAGATAAGCAATTAGTTAACTATGATTTAATGGATTTACGTTCGAATCTAACAATTGAAATGGCTCATTTTTCAAAAAAAGCGAAAGAGTTGGCTTAA
- a CDS encoding ABC transporter substrate-binding protein, producing MKKKAILASLTVMSATVLMACGQEASGENKELVISTFGLSEDVMQEDIFAPFEEEYGVDIVVETGTSSERYTKFENNPNSTVDIIDLPQSNSSQGATEGLFEEIDTEKIPNLADLIDSAKALSESGSGAAYTVNSIGIIYDEEAAGMKIDEFSDLWDPSLKGKISIPDIATTFGPSMMYVASEYKGVNITTDNGKAAFEGLEELSPNIVKTYAKSSDLANMFQSGEIVAAVVGDFAIPMISEAHPVVQYVVPASGTYANFNTVNINAKSEDKEMAYNFVNWRLSEELQTITAASLNEAPTNKKVELSGEVAENKTYGEIAELTKPVDFEFVNTQMDDWINTWNRTLNQ from the coding sequence ATAAAAAAGAAAGCAATTTTAGCAAGTTTGACAGTAATGAGTGCAACAGTGTTAATGGCATGTGGGCAAGAAGCAAGCGGAGAAAATAAGGAATTAGTTATTTCTACGTTTGGGTTGAGTGAAGATGTTATGCAAGAAGATATATTTGCACCATTTGAAGAAGAGTATGGAGTAGACATTGTAGTGGAAACAGGAACGAGTTCTGAACGGTATACGAAGTTTGAAAATAACCCTAATTCAACTGTTGATATTATTGATTTGCCTCAATCAAATTCTTCTCAAGGAGCAACTGAAGGACTGTTTGAAGAAATCGATACAGAAAAAATTCCAAATCTTGCTGATTTGATCGATAGTGCAAAAGCTTTAAGCGAAAGTGGCTCTGGAGCAGCTTATACAGTTAACAGTATTGGTATTATTTATGATGAAGAAGCTGCTGGTATGAAGATCGATGAATTTTCTGATTTATGGGACCCTTCATTGAAAGGAAAAATTTCTATTCCAGATATTGCGACAACTTTTGGACCTTCTATGATGTATGTAGCGAGTGAGTATAAAGGTGTAAACATTACAACTGATAATGGAAAAGCTGCTTTTGAGGGGTTAGAGGAACTTTCTCCTAACATCGTTAAAACCTATGCTAAATCGTCAGACTTAGCGAATATGTTCCAATCAGGTGAAATCGTTGCTGCAGTTGTGGGAGATTTTGCGATTCCGATGATTTCGGAGGCTCATCCAGTTGTTCAATATGTTGTTCCGGCTTCTGGAACCTATGCAAACTTTAACACTGTAAACATTAATGCTAAGTCAGAAGATAAAGAAATGGCGTATAATTTTGTGAACTGGAGACTGAGTGAAGAATTGCAAACCATTACTGCTGCTTCATTAAATGAAGCTCCAACAAATAAAAAGGTTGAATTAAGTGGAGAAGTAGCTGAAAATAAAACATATGGAGAGATTGCTGAGTTAACAAAACCAGTTGATTTTGAATTTGTAAATACACAAATGGATGACTGGATCAACACTTGGAATAGAACCCTGAATCAATAG